Proteins from a genomic interval of Anolis sagrei isolate rAnoSag1 chromosome 1, rAnoSag1.mat, whole genome shotgun sequence:
- the COX20 gene encoding cytochrome c oxidase assembly protein COX20, mitochondrial isoform X1: protein MAGEQGGEQAKSFKLLGILDVKNVPCARESLLYGSLGGITVGLGHFLATSRVRRSCHFGMGGFILTTLGCWTYCRYNNAKLRIQQRMIQEGIRNKILYESTQFDPEKKTMKNTEESRS from the exons TCTTTTAAGCTGCTGGGAATACTTGATGTCAAAAATGTCCCTTGTGCTCGAGAATCATTGCTCTATGGATCTTTGGGTGGCATCACGGTGGGCCTTGGACACTTTTTGGCAACTA GCAGAGTGAGACGATCCTGTCACTTTGGAATGGGAGGTTTTATCTTGACAACTCTGGGATGTTG gACCTATTGTAGGTACAATAATGCAAAATTAAGAATTCAGCAACGCATGATTCAAGAAGGGATTAGAAACAAGATTTTGTATGAAAGCACCCAATTTGATCCCGAGAAGAAGACAATGAAAAACACCGAAGAAAGTCGTTCGTAG